A window of Plasmodium malariae genome assembly, chromosome: 5 contains these coding sequences:
- the PmUG01_05032800 gene encoding conserved protein, unknown function, whose product MFNALFKSKNKPADELTSTKENIESNKRRPDSTDYYNRSDVEVDGNNNNNDESDKGKIKNNVEVYEQSIQGKETEVLSYNEHRNDENNDCIENNYEQRSKEKSIDRNSEKRHEMNNDENNVVIDSINEIMNVSSSFSSIDRSSNHQRSKHRRRRRSRDRKRHRSRGRRRHKSTSRSRDRSRDRSRGRSRDRSRDRSRGRSRGRSRGRSRGRSRGRSRGRSRGRSRDRDKDMHRHRHRHRHRQRSRDRHRSRDRHRSRDRHRSRDRHRSRDRQRSRDRHRSRDRHRSRDRHRRTSSNALQRYSTNRGSNRRSNEESNRGSVLSSSVFPKSEKRRRSISFGQNDDARDRDEAVNTNVNSNSNINSNTIAQRVRGGYNTNNESNETNGPNELNELPELYDFDEDHWKNKRIRKDLVQNNHLTYSMLNRNKELPQLSNDKEKKEDSLSENSDIEDLSEGQLLKRLMGISEFASTDNKCHNETDISGINRRTKRKYRQYMNRRGGFNRPLSPAF is encoded by the coding sequence ATGTTTAACGCCCTTTTcaaaagtaaaaacaaaCCGGCTGATGAGTTAACGTCGACAAAAGAAAATATCGAATCGAATAAGAGAAGACCTGACAGTACAGATTATTATAACAGGAGTGATGTAGAGGTGGAtgggaataataataataatgatgagaGTGACAAAGGAAAAATCAAAAACAATGTAGAAGTATATGAACAAAGTATACAAGGTAAGGAAACAGAAGTATTATCGTATAACGAACATCGAAATGACGAAAATAATGATTgtatagaaaataattatgaacaaagGAGTAAAGAAAAATCGATAGACAGGAACAGCGAAAAAAGACATGAAATGAacaatgatgaaaataatgtTGTTATAGATAgcataaatgaaataatgaaTGTGAGCTCAAGTTTTAGTTCAATTGATAGGAGCAGCAATCATCAGAGGAGCAAACACCGCAGAAGGAGAAGAAGTAGAGACAGAAAGAGACATAGAAGTAGGGGTAGGAGGAGACACAAAAGTACGTCTAGAAGTAGGGATAGAAGTAGGGATAGAAGTAGGGGTAGAAGTAGGGATAGAAGTAGGGATAGAAGTAGGGGTAGAAGTAGGGGTAGAAGTAGGGGTAGAAGTAGGGGTAGAAGTAGGGGTAGAAGTAGGGGTAGAAGTAGGGGTAGAAGTAGGGACAGAGACAAAGACATGCATAGACACAGGCACAGACATAGGCACAGGCAAAGAAGCCGGGATAGGCATAGGAGCAGGGATAGGCATAGGAGCAGGGATAGGCATAGGAGCAGGGATAGGCATAGGAGCAGGGATAGGCAAAGAAGCCGGGATAGGCATAGAAGCAGGGATAGGCATAGGAGCAGGGATAGGCATAGAAGAACGTCAAGTAATGCTCTTCAAAGGTATAGCACAAACAGGGGAAGCAACAGAAGGAGTAACGAAGAGAGCAATAGAGGGAGTGTTCTCAGTTCGAGTGTTTTTCCAAAGAGTGAAAAAAGAAGGAGAAGCATTTCGTTTGGACAGAATGATGATGCAAGGGATAGGGATGAAGCAGTTAACACTAATGTgaacagtaatagtaatattaatagtaatacAATTGCGCAAAGGGTAAGAGGGGGATATAACACAAATAATGAGTCGAATGAAACGAATGGTCCCAATGAATTGAACGAATTGCCAGAACTATATGATTTTGATGAGGATCACTGGAAAAATAAACGCATCAGAAAGGATCTAGTACAAAATAATCATCTCACATATTCGATGTTAAACAGAAATAAAGAATTGCCGCAATTGTCAAATGACAAAGAAAAGAAGGAGGATAGTTTATCAGAGAACAGTGATATTGAAGATTTGTCTGAAGGTCAACTGTTAAAAAGACTTATGGGTATAAGCGAATTTGCATCGACAGATAATAAATGTCATAATGAAACGGACATTTCAGGCATTAACAgaagaacaaaaagaaaatatagacAGTACATGAACAGGAGGGGTGGATTCAATAGACCATTATCCCCTGCCTTCTAG
- the PmUG01_05032900 gene encoding zinc finger protein, putative has translation MACSPLLSEEDLYRFRTKQCLRLAKGMCKFGVDRCQYSHNGEWIRRSPYYISLPSYLRYIPVSCPFFIKNVNNNNNEQDKEKKNTIIKNSVFLTNKDGSVNNNFYKYIEETNIHKCPLGVECPLAHSKDEIEYHPLVYKTKRCENYKHANCNRYYCPNLHGLAEQRKIKQYFIPFSNKIHIPHYPNVTIVNKIQYGSFKGQNQINSSDKKDIIIRPFNSCSYDFHFMHVSERDSNIDESMKYGVNSSIMENIKHNMVKSSTNNNKGYVNSYNTSNSYNRKEEYRIVPNGGGKDRKIKDFKSNSINVPCDEKNIVKTRGTSYSTGYPIWCSYILKNNGNSLSKKKKKNSIFSYLNNYDDDKSKLYLHILNKFPYLFNLNVTDIHSNSSYLGPVNMTKLPNRSVLDDNTTSVLHAKNNARAMFDPVIIDGDTPGTTPSSAAGCSRENIFSKFSAKADGVTDADRREEIQYEMFEEKTKHLFLNNTYYDIINHILKKNLEITRNKIKHEHNSSSALIDLDNSQKNCSNDLVNLEFIKRCTSQKGNTDEIQIESYDSFLNLLSYVLCLLYFTTNSRAHSSFDLYAQQLAKHLHSESKKMRDFSMGTNMNKAVKELF, from the exons ATGGCATGCTCACCGCTGCTGAGTGAAGAGGACTTATATCGATTTAGGACTAAGCAATGCTTACGATTAGCTAAAGGAATGTGCAAGTTTGGGGTTGACAGGTGTCAATACAGTCATAATGGCGAGTGGATAAGGAGAAGCCCGTACTATATATCTTTACCTTCTTACCTTAGGTATATTCCTGTATCATGTCCATTcttcataaaaaatgtaaataacaacaataatgaACAagataaagagaaaaagaatactattataaaaaatagtgtaTTTCTGACTAACAAAGATGGAagtgtaaataataatttttataaatatattgaagaaacaaatattcataaatgcCCTTTAGGTGTAGAATGTCCATTAGCACATAGTAAAGATGAAATAGAGTATCACCCTCTTGTTTATAAAACGAAAAGatgtgaaaattataaacatgCTAATTGTAATAGGTATTACTGTCCTAATTTACATGGATTAGCTGAACAAAGAAAGattaaacaatattttattccattttcaaataaaattcatattcCACATTATCCAAATGTTACTAtagttaataaaatacagtATGGCTCATTCAAAGGGCAAAATCAAATTAACTCTTCCGATAAAAAGGACATCATAATACGACCCTTTAATTCATGTTCTTatgattttcattttatgcATGTGAGTGAGAGAGACTCTAATATAGACGAGAGTATGAAATATGGAGTGAACAGTAGTATTATGGAGAACATAAAACATAACATGGTGAAAAGCAGTacgaataataataaggGATACGTTAATAGTTATAATACTAGTAACAGCTACAATCGAAAGGAAGAATATAGAATAGTGCCAAATGGTGGGGGGAAGGACcgaaaaattaaagatttCAAAAGCAATTCAATTAATGTACCATGTGATGAAAAGAATATAGTGAAGACAAGAGGAACCAGCTATTCTACGGGATATCCCATTTGGTGTTCCTACATATTAAAGAACAATGGAAATTcgttatcaaaaaaaaaaaaaaaaaattctatttttagttatttgaataattatGATGATGATAAATCTAAGTTATATTTGCACATATTAAACAAGTTTCCATACTTGTTTAATTTGAATGTTACTGACATTCATTCGAACAGCAGTTACTTGGGACCAGTAAACATGACCAAGTTGCCAAATCGTTCAGTTTTGGACGATAATACTACGAGTGTACTTCATGCCAAAAACAATGCCAGAGCCATGTTTGACCCAGTCATCATTGATGGAGATACTCCTGGAACAACTCCTTCCTCTGCAGCCGGATGTAGTAGAGAAAACATTTTCTCTAAATTTTCTGCAAAGGCAGATGGAGTAACGGATGCCGACAGGAGGGAAGAAATACAATATGAAATGTTTGAAGAGAAAActaaacatttatttttaaacaacACATATTACGATATAATAaaccatattttaaaaaaaaatttagaaattacgagaaataaaataaaacatgaaCACAACTCATCAAGTGCATTAATCGACTTAGATAATTCTCAAAAAAACTGTTCAAATGATCTTGTTAATTTGGAATTTATTAAACGTTGCACAAGTCAAAAAGGGAACACGGATGAGATACAAATTGAATCGTATGACagctttttaaatttattaagcTATGTACTATGCttgctttattttacaaCAAATTCAAGAGCACATTCCTCATTCGACTTGTATGCACAGCAGCTGGCCAAACAT CTACATAGTGAAAGCAAGAAAATGAGGGACTTTTCCATGGGaacaaatatgaacaaaGCGGTAAAAGAACTATTTTAG
- the 14-3-3I gene encoding 14-3-3 protein, putative — protein MATAEELKQLRSDCTYRSKLAEQAERYDEMADAMRTLVEQCVNNDKDELTVEERNLLSVAYKNAVGARRASWRIISSVEQKEMSKANVHNKNVAATYRKKVEEELNNICQDILNLLTKKLIPNTSESESKVFYYKMKGDYYRYISEFSCDEGKKEASNFAQEAYQKATDIAENELPSTHPIRLGLALNYSVFFYEILNQPHQACEMAKRAFDDAITEFDNVSEDSYKDSTLIMQLLRDNLTLWTSDLQGDQTEEKSKDEGLE, from the exons atggcAACCGCAGAAGAGTTAAAACAGTTAAGATCTGATTGTACATACCGATCCAAGTTAGCCGAGCAAGCCGAGAGATATGATG AAATGGCCGATGCGATGAGGACATTAGTGGAGCAGTGCGTTAATAACGATAAAGATGAGTTAACAGTTGAAGAGAGGAATCTATTG TCTGTTGCATATAAAAATGCCGTTGGTGCTCGTAGAGCTTCGTGGAGAATTATATCAAGTGTTGAACAGAAGGAAATGAGCAAAGCGAATGTTCATAATAAGAATGTTGCTGCTACTTATAGAAAGAAAGTAGAAGaggaattaaataatatatgtcaagatattttaaatttgctaacaaaaaagttaataCCAAATACATCGGAAAGTGAGAGTAaagtattttattacaaaatgaAAGGCGATTATTATCGTTACATCAGTGAGTTTTCATGTGATGAAGGAAAGAAAGAAGCATCGAATTTTGCCCAAGAAGCTTATCAAAAAGCTACTGATATTGCAGAAAACGAATTACCTTCAACACATCCAATACGTTTAGGTTTAGCATTAAACTATTCTGTTTTCTTctatgaaattttaaatcAACCACATCAGGCATGTGAAATGGCCAAAAGAGCTTTTGATGATGCTATAACTGAATTCGACAATGTTAGTGAAGATTCGTATAAGGACTCTACGTTGATTATGCAGTTGTTAAGAGATAATTTAACCTTATGGACTTCTGACTTGCAAGGAGATCAAACAGAGG aAAAATCAAAAGATGAAGGCTTAGAATAA
- the PmUG01_05033100 gene encoding dynactin subunit 6, putative has translation MSSDKYVKLLSLNLDRRINRSQSTAKNGTTKSNLDLSPTLSSVGRKSNSLLGLVSVKTSTNYSNTSRSSSASDVSIASDLSNLSNKSIKSEQLNPYKRVNSLSEYIFKFKKLKTENNTKLGSIIFKKFNTNKKKRVDTLNKYTDTNLLSFRCVSTNSETNPTKDLYNLHSKQKGHLECSQSTLIEGEMGCTNITTTTTTTFLFNNIKGISNSSSNSSSNSSSNSSNNSSGNCSGNSSNNGRSNNSPSNNKNRSNSNRSNNNRSSSKRSSSKRSSSKRSSSKRSSSKRSSSKRSSSKRSSSKRSSSNSSSSNSSSSRRRSCEHHTAIGESPLWSYVKSVHNLGINVLHEQTKSSMYFLSFIKINREISKKDLLKEPKEMEYMLRTVPKKYCLKRSAIDYLFKYVRKSDELMYKHKGDNKKKAIKVLHKNGKTMVTMMIKKMIIIMMQMCSIQRNNSKKQKKKNWKHLTHSNHKKKLMKILWEKRNYRYNEKNKNHILKLFLDYIISFYSKKAKNCSALKRNWGRIDTYISKLLFKNIYKKNEDDLVLSSIDHSCKNSRMSTTKEQNEHVQKECNIKSSVIVQLSKNVTIGSGNILFPGSTFISNNAKIYIGHHNLFEDNVMIINNTNKTMHIGSYNIFRSGTCITNTLSIGNRNYFDYKCTISNGGIDCCSFIGTNMLFSDPWNEKKNYKIVSSAISKLHPVLVEVKRKWKKKKKKKKKNANCKLQIANENVNEIFLRYNHLNNSG, from the exons atgagtagCGACAAATATGTAAAGTTACTTTCGTTAAATTTGGATAGGCGTATAAATAGAAGCCAAAGCACTGCCAAGAATGGAACTACAAAATCTAACTTGGATTTATCACCTACATTGAGCAGTGTTGGTAGGAAGTCAAACAGCTTGTTAGGCTTAGTTTCGGTTAAAACGTCTACAAACTATTCAAACACTTCACGCTCGTCCAGTGCATCAGACGTATCCATTGCTTCTGATCTGTCTAACTTGTCTAACAAATCCATTAAAAGCGAGCAGTTAAACCCCTATAAAAGAGTGAACTCCCTAAGTGAGTACATATTcaagtttaaaaaattaaagacaGAAAACAATACAAAGCTGGGTAGTAtcatattcaaaaaatttaatacaaacaaaaaaaaaagggtagatacattaaataaatatacggACACTAACTTATTAAGTTTTAGATGTGTATCAACAAATAGTGAAACAAATCCTACCAAGGACCTTTACAATTTGCATAGCAAACAAAAAGGTCATTTAGAATGCAGCCAGAGTACCCTAATAGAGGGCGAAATGGGGTGCACCAacattactactactaccacTACTACTTTTCTGTTCAACAACATTAAAGGTATTAGTAACAGTAGTAGTAACAGTAGTAGTaacagtagtagtaatagtagtaataatagtagtggCAATTGCAGTGGTAACAGTAGTAACAACGGACGTAGTAATAACAGTccaagtaataataaaaatcgtagtaatagtaataggagtaataataataggaGTAGTAGTAAAAGGAGTAGTAGTAAAAGGAGTAGTAGTAAAAGGAGTAGTAGTAAAAGGAGTAGTAGTAAAAGGAGTAGTAGTAAAAGGAGTAGTAGTAAAAGGAGTAGTAGTAAAAggagtagtagtaatagtagtagtagtaatagtagtagtagtcgTCGTAGATCATGTGAACACCACACGGCAATAGGCGAGTCCCCCCTGTGGTCCTACGTCAAGAGTGTACACAACCTAGGAATAAATGTTCTCCATGAGCAGACAAAGTCAtccatgtattttttatctttcataaaaattaatagagAGATAAGCAAAAAAG ACCTACTAAAGGAACCCAAGGAGATGGAGTATATGCTCAGAACAGTACCAAAAAAGTATTGCCTTAAAAGAAGTGCAATAGATTACTTGTTTAAATATGTTAGAAAGTCTGATGAACTGATGTATAAACACAAAggagataataaaaaaaaagcaataaaaGTTTTACACAAAAATGGAAAGACAATGGTAACaatgatgataaaaaagatgataataataatgatgcaAATGTGTAGTATACAAAGGAACAATtcgaaaaaacaaaaaaaaaaaaattggaagcATTTAACACATAGtaatcacaaaaaaaaattgatgaaGATTTTAtgggaaaaaaggaattacagatataacgaaaaaaataaaaatcacattttaaaattatttttggattatattatttctttttattcaaaaaaagcaaaaaattgTTCAgctttaaaaagaaattggGGTCGAatagatacatatatttcaaaattactttttaaaaatatttataaaaagaatgaagACGATTTAGTATTATCATCAATTGATCATTCTTGTAAAAATTCAAGGATGAGTACTACGAAGGAACAGAATGAACATGTCCAAAAAGAGTGTAATATAAAATCTTCTGTTATTGTTcaattaagtaaaaatgtaACTATAGGTAGtggtaatatattattccctGGTTCAACTTTTATTTCGAACAatgcaaaaatatacataggtcatcataatttatttgaagATAATGTcatgataataaataatacaaataagaCTATGCATATTGgaagttataatattttccgTTCAGGCACTTGCATAACAAATACTCTTTCGATAGGAAATAGGAACTACTTCGACTATAAAT GTACCATTTCCAACGGAGGTATTGACTGTTGTTCATTTATAGGGACAAATATGCTTTTCAGTGATCCGtggaacgaaaaaaaaaattataaaattgttaGCAGCGCTATAAGCAAATTACATCCCGTGCTTGTTGAAGTAAAGaggaaatggaaaaaaaaaaagaaaaaaaaaaaaaaaaatgcaaattgCAAATTGCAAATTGCAAat gaaaacgtaaatgaaatatttttaagatatAATCACCTGAATAATTCAGGATAA